The Paenibacillus sp. RUD330 genome has a segment encoding these proteins:
- the rluF gene encoding 23S rRNA pseudouridine(2604) synthase RluF encodes MRINKWISETGFCSRREADKLVEGGQVTINGALAVLGSQVQDGDEVRVKDELVSVHRGHVYLALNKPVGITSTTESHIEGNIVDFVGHKERIFPIGRLDKDSEGLILLTNDGDIVNRILRAEGRHEKEYVVTIDQPVTPMFLKGMSEGVRILGSMTLPCKVTKVGERTFRIILTEGKNRQIRRMCSAFGYKVRRLQRLRIMNIQLGSLPVGKWRDLSREELQQLFSDLDYEPASPAGSRS; translated from the coding sequence TTGCGTATCAATAAATGGATCAGCGAAACGGGGTTCTGCTCCCGCAGGGAAGCGGACAAGCTGGTAGAAGGCGGACAGGTTACGATCAACGGCGCGCTTGCCGTCCTGGGATCCCAAGTCCAGGATGGCGACGAGGTCCGGGTGAAGGACGAGCTGGTATCCGTCCATCGGGGCCATGTCTATCTGGCTCTGAACAAGCCGGTGGGCATCACGTCGACGACGGAGTCCCACATCGAAGGCAACATCGTCGATTTTGTCGGCCATAAGGAAAGGATCTTCCCGATCGGACGCCTGGACAAGGATTCCGAGGGTCTGATTCTGCTCACCAACGACGGAGACATCGTCAACCGGATTCTCCGCGCGGAAGGCCGCCATGAGAAGGAGTACGTCGTGACCATCGACCAGCCGGTCACGCCGATGTTCCTGAAGGGAATGAGCGAGGGGGTCCGCATCCTCGGCAGCATGACGCTGCCCTGCAAGGTGACCAAGGTCGGAGAGAGGACCTTCCGGATCATTCTCACCGAGGGCAAGAACCGGCAGATCCGGCGCATGTGCAGCGCCTTCGGCTACAAGGTGCGCCGGCTGCAGCGGCTGCGGATCATGAACATCCAGCTCGGCAGCCTGCCGGTCGGCAAGTGGCGCGATCTCAGCCGCGAGGAGCTGCAGCAGCTGTTCTCCGATCTGGACTATGAGCCGGCTTCGCCCGCAGGAAGCCGGAGCTGA
- the motB gene encoding flagellar motor protein MotB has translation MSKKHKHDDHEEHVDESWLIPYADLLTLLLALFIVLYASSSVDAKKFEQMSRAFNIALSGGNGVLESYKSIDAQAMVSDKKEKEQGQSSSQSTQDSQSLDKAMQELMRKEQEDLEKLKRQVDKYIKDNGLSTQLETKLNQSRLMITISDRALFPSGSAAVKPESRKLGTFIGGMLQKYPNYEIMVSGHTDNQPINNSEFSSNWDLSTMRAVRFMDVLLLNSNLDPKRFSAVGYGEYKPLATNDTDVGRAKNRRVEVSIIRNYAEPSAKSEVSEVFK, from the coding sequence TTGAGCAAGAAACATAAGCACGACGACCACGAAGAGCATGTGGACGAGTCCTGGCTCATCCCCTATGCCGACCTGCTCACCCTGCTGCTCGCCCTCTTCATCGTTCTCTACGCCTCCAGCTCGGTCGACGCCAAGAAATTCGAGCAGATGAGCCGCGCCTTCAACATCGCCCTCAGCGGCGGCAACGGCGTCCTCGAGAGCTACAAGTCGATCGACGCCCAGGCGATGGTATCCGACAAGAAGGAAAAGGAGCAGGGACAGTCCTCCTCGCAGTCGACCCAGGACTCCCAGAGCCTGGACAAGGCGATGCAGGAGCTGATGCGCAAGGAGCAGGAAGATCTCGAGAAGCTCAAGCGCCAGGTGGACAAGTACATCAAGGACAACGGCCTCAGCACCCAGCTGGAGACGAAGCTCAATCAGTCCCGCCTGATGATCACGATCAGCGACCGCGCCTTGTTCCCTTCCGGCAGCGCGGCCGTGAAGCCCGAATCCCGCAAGCTCGGCACCTTCATCGGCGGCATGCTGCAGAAATATCCCAATTACGAGATCATGGTGTCGGGCCATACCGACAACCAGCCGATCAACAATTCGGAATTCAGCTCCAACTGGGATTTGAGCACGATGCGCGCCGTCCGCTTCATGGACGTCCTCCTGCTCAATTCGAACCTCGACCCGAAGCGCTTCAGCGCGGTCGGCTACGGCGAGTACAAGCCTCTGGCCACCAACGACACCGATGTCGGCAGAGCCAAGAACCGGCGGGTCGAGGTGTCCATCATCCGCAACTACGCCGAGCCTTCAGCCAAAAGCGAGGTATCGGAAGTATTCAAGTAG
- the motA gene encoding flagellar motor stator protein MotA: MEKSTFIGIVLGFAAVLVGMVLKGAPLHNLANPAAFMIIIVGTAAALFIGFPMSEIAKFPTLLKLVFFSPKLLSRQNLIGMFADWASVTRREGLLALETKVEDIEDPFLKNGMRMIIDGNDQDFVREVLLEDIAATEDRHKAGALIFTQAGTYAPTLGVLGAVVGLIAALSDMSDMEKLAHAIAGAFIATLLGIFTGYVLWHPIANKLKRISKREIQLKLMMVEGLLSIQSGVSTIAINQKLSVYLTPKERIQMQESKEGKLIEQET, encoded by the coding sequence ATGGAAAAATCCACATTCATCGGTATTGTACTGGGTTTTGCGGCCGTATTGGTCGGCATGGTGCTTAAGGGAGCTCCGCTCCACAATCTCGCTAACCCAGCGGCATTTATGATCATCATTGTCGGAACGGCCGCGGCGCTCTTCATCGGCTTCCCGATGTCGGAGATCGCCAAGTTCCCGACTCTCCTGAAGCTCGTCTTCTTCAGTCCCAAGCTGCTTTCCCGCCAAAATCTGATCGGCATGTTCGCGGACTGGGCTTCCGTAACCCGCCGCGAAGGACTGCTCGCCCTGGAGACGAAGGTCGAAGACATCGAGGACCCGTTCCTGAAGAACGGCATGCGCATGATCATCGACGGCAACGACCAGGACTTCGTGCGCGAGGTGCTGCTCGAGGACATCGCGGCGACGGAGGACAGGCACAAGGCCGGCGCCCTCATCTTCACCCAAGCCGGCACCTACGCCCCGACGCTCGGGGTTCTCGGAGCCGTTGTCGGACTCATCGCGGCCCTCTCGGACATGAGCGACATGGAGAAGCTGGCGCATGCGATCGCCGGCGCGTTCATCGCGACGCTGCTCGGCATCTTCACCGGCTACGTGCTGTGGCATCCAATCGCCAACAAGCTGAAGCGGATCTCCAAGCGCGAGATCCAGCTCAAGCTGATGATGGTTGAAGGCCTCCTCTCCATCCAGTCGGGCGTCTCGACGATCGCCATCAACCAGAAGCTGTCGGTCTACCTGACGCCGAAGGAACGAATCCAAATGCAGGAATCGAAAGAAGGGAAGCTCATTGAGCAAGAAACATAA
- a CDS encoding EAL domain-containing protein, with protein MTMDSSERPEADQPSRPQNPRAYYQPILALDTRIVTGYEVLGRDCGAFGARSLGAYFSHPGVSEEAKRELDAFIREQAVQEHGRMRRTEKLFINLQPGWLSGCSSGSVDSSVLHMLKLLERWAVDPALICIEVTEEDFDGEIECLVGAVREFRRAGCSIAVDDVGSRFSNLDRIAHIQPDMLKVDMNMVSRSAHHEGFHGVLRSLSAIADGIGASLLMEGVETRQDLQRAISAGARYVQGYLFSGAEAAFGSRDRYKRLLDSELLETKRKQAGEESGRWKQAEELACEAERLLRDSGGEGGEEAFLAPLLRKLDAGCIRAYLCRSDGIQLSANYQRTEGGWIQEERYRGSDWSWRPYFVYSSVELLSGRRFAISRPYTDLDRNGRVRTVSLPAGPDMFLLVDVREDELG; from the coding sequence ATGACGATGGATTCAAGCGAGCGGCCGGAGGCGGACCAGCCGTCCCGCCCGCAGAACCCGAGAGCCTACTATCAGCCGATCCTGGCCCTGGATACCCGGATCGTAACCGGATACGAAGTCCTTGGAAGAGATTGCGGAGCCTTCGGCGCGCGCAGCCTGGGGGCTTATTTCAGCCATCCCGGCGTTTCCGAGGAAGCCAAGAGGGAGCTCGACGCCTTCATCCGGGAGCAGGCGGTGCAGGAGCATGGCCGGATGAGGCGGACCGAGAAGCTGTTCATCAATCTGCAGCCGGGCTGGCTGTCCGGGTGCTCCTCCGGCAGCGTGGACAGCTCGGTCCTTCATATGCTGAAGCTGTTGGAGAGATGGGCCGTCGATCCAGCCCTGATCTGCATCGAAGTGACGGAAGAGGATTTCGACGGTGAAATCGAATGCCTCGTGGGAGCCGTGCGGGAGTTCCGCCGGGCGGGCTGCAGCATCGCCGTCGACGACGTCGGAAGCCGGTTCAGCAATCTGGACCGGATCGCGCATATCCAGCCGGACATGCTCAAGGTCGATATGAATATGGTGTCCAGGAGCGCCCATCACGAAGGCTTCCACGGGGTGCTGAGATCGCTCTCGGCCATCGCCGACGGCATCGGCGCCTCCCTGCTCATGGAAGGGGTCGAGACCCGGCAGGATCTGCAGCGGGCGATATCGGCCGGAGCGCGCTACGTGCAAGGCTATCTGTTCTCGGGAGCGGAGGCTGCCTTCGGCAGCCGGGACCGGTACAAGCGTCTGCTGGACTCGGAGCTGCTGGAGACCAAGCGGAAGCAGGCGGGAGAGGAAAGCGGTCGCTGGAAGCAGGCCGAGGAGCTCGCCTGCGAGGCGGAGCGCCTGCTCCGGGACAGCGGAGGGGAGGGCGGCGAAGAGGCTTTCCTGGCGCCGCTGCTCCGCAAGCTCGATGCAGGCTGCATCCGAGCCTATCTGTGCCGGTCCGACGGCATTCAGCTCTCCGCCAACTACCAGCGGACGGAGGGCGGGTGGATTCAGGAGGAGCGGTATCGGGGCTCGGACTGGAGCTGGCGTCCCTACTTCGTCTACAGCAGCGTGGAGCTGCTGTCCGGACGGCGCTTCGCCATCTCAAGGCCCTATACGGACCTCGACCGGAACGGCCGGGTGCGCACCGTGTCCTTGCCGGCTGGACCGGACATGTTCCTGCTTGTGGACGTCCGGGAGGATGAGCTGGGCTGA
- a CDS encoding GNAT family N-acetyltransferase — translation MTNKPDGGLGWQVVPMTERHAEEVCGWRFEPPYDVYNNDPWEVLRKLEIEIGDPKLRQEQYAAVVDPEDGELMGYAQFFPIQGVTRLGLAMRPDLCGDGLGPAFVSLLVQEAKRRKPGDEIDLEVLIWNRRAKRAYEKAGFRLTDTYERGTPEGPKMFHCMVYKGR, via the coding sequence ATGACGAATAAACCCGACGGCGGGCTGGGCTGGCAGGTCGTGCCCATGACGGAGCGGCATGCCGAGGAAGTATGCGGCTGGCGCTTCGAGCCCCCCTATGACGTCTACAATAACGATCCTTGGGAAGTGCTCAGAAAGCTGGAAATCGAGATCGGCGATCCCAAGCTCAGGCAGGAGCAGTATGCAGCCGTGGTCGACCCGGAGGACGGCGAGCTGATGGGCTATGCGCAGTTCTTCCCCATCCAGGGCGTCACCCGCCTCGGTCTGGCGATGCGGCCCGATCTGTGCGGAGACGGGCTCGGCCCGGCCTTCGTCTCGCTGCTTGTCCAAGAAGCCAAGCGGCGCAAGCCCGGAGACGAGATCGACCTCGAAGTGCTCATCTGGAACCGCCGTGCGAAGCGCGCCTACGAGAAAGCCGGCTTCCGGCTGACCGACACCTACGAGCGGGGAACGCCGGAAGGACCGAAGATGTTCCACTGCATGGTGTACAAGGGACGCTGA